A single Pantoea rwandensis DNA region contains:
- a CDS encoding ABC transporter permease, with amino-acid sequence MKNNGAMALASPGKVFNSREGMILLLLKLRTFIALFLIVGFFAISVPDFLAVGSMVIMVKHIAINAFLALGITFVIITAGIDLSIGATLGLCGMIAGWLITKGIVLPMFGIAIFPSVWVIVPVVLVVGGLIGAVNGWIITKYNVAPFICTLGTMYILRGAAMLTSGGETFPGLQGNPLLGNTGFDKIGAGYFLGLPWAIWMMVVLALVIAYVARRLPFGRQVYAIGDNERAAELSGVKVKSVKIWVYTLSGFCAAIAGIVVSSQLVASHPANGTSFEMNAIAAVVLGGTSLAGGRGTILGTLVGAFVIGFLADGLIMMGVSEFWQMVIKGIVIIVAVIIDQMQSRMQQKAAVVAQKALIQEGEAKG; translated from the coding sequence ATGAAAAACAATGGCGCAATGGCGCTCGCTTCGCCAGGTAAGGTTTTCAACTCGCGTGAAGGCATGATTCTGCTGCTGTTAAAACTGCGCACCTTTATTGCGTTGTTCCTCATCGTCGGCTTCTTTGCTATTAGCGTGCCTGATTTCCTCGCCGTGGGCAGCATGGTGATCATGGTCAAACACATCGCCATCAATGCGTTTCTGGCGCTCGGCATCACCTTTGTCATTATCACTGCGGGTATTGATCTCTCCATCGGCGCCACGCTGGGCCTGTGCGGCATGATTGCCGGCTGGTTGATTACCAAAGGTATTGTGTTGCCGATGTTTGGCATCGCCATCTTTCCCAGCGTTTGGGTGATTGTGCCCGTGGTGTTAGTGGTTGGCGGACTGATTGGCGCGGTGAATGGCTGGATCATCACCAAATATAACGTGGCCCCGTTTATCTGCACGCTGGGCACCATGTACATCCTGCGCGGGGCGGCGATGCTGACCTCTGGCGGCGAAACCTTCCCCGGCTTGCAGGGCAATCCGCTGCTGGGTAACACCGGTTTCGACAAAATCGGTGCGGGGTATTTTCTCGGCTTACCGTGGGCGATCTGGATGATGGTGGTGCTGGCGTTAGTGATTGCCTATGTGGCGCGCCGCCTGCCGTTTGGCCGTCAGGTGTATGCGATTGGTGATAACGAGCGTGCGGCGGAACTCTCCGGCGTCAAAGTGAAGTCGGTGAAAATCTGGGTTTACACCCTTTCAGGTTTCTGTGCGGCGATTGCCGGCATTGTGGTGTCTTCGCAGCTGGTGGCCAGCCATCCGGCGAACGGGACTTCATTTGAGATGAATGCGATTGCGGCAGTGGTGCTCGGTGGTACTTCACTGGCTGGCGGACGCGGCACCATTCTCGGCACGCTGGTGGGGGCCTTTGTCATCGGTTTTCTGGCGGATGGCCTGATCATGATGGGCGTCAGTGAGTTCTGGCAAATGGTGATCAAAGGCATCGTGATTATCGTGGCGGTGATCATCGATCAGATGCAAAGCCGCATGCAGCAAAAAGCCGCCGTGGTGGCGCAGAAGGCATTGATTCAGGAAGGTGAGGCCAAAGGTTAA
- a CDS encoding sugar ABC transporter ATP-binding protein — MSDEIILQAKQMSMLFPGTLALDRVDYRVWRGKVNVIIGENGAGKSTLMKILAGVQQPTSGEMFLNGEKVVLSSTRDAARHGIGMVHQELNLFENLSVAENIFLGREIQRGISPINEAEQKRRTAALLQRLDQPISPDEMVGNLKVGQQQLVEIAKALAENADILILDEPTSALSKTEVEILFRVIRELTRQGVSIIYISHRLEELMAIGDVITILRDGRFQAEAKVSEIDVPWIVREMLGSEPVSNFLPPNRQFGAAVLEAEHITCVSAHGNTLVDDVSFNVRAGEIVGIYGLMGAGRTELFECLLGSQRNYLGKLWLDSKPLPTRLPTAERIRMGMSLVPEDRKRAGIFPVSSVASNLTIASLWRRLSHRTVISEQAEREAVNSTVGNLAIKISSPDVAISALSGGNQQKVVIGRSLLTNPRLLLLDEPSRGIDVGAKAEVFRMMVKLSEQGIAVVFSTSDLKEIMAVADRILVMSGGKLTADLPRAEAEEAALVKASAQGF; from the coding sequence ATGAGCGATGAAATCATCCTGCAGGCCAAACAGATGTCGATGTTGTTTCCAGGCACCCTGGCGCTGGATCGTGTCGATTATCGCGTGTGGCGCGGCAAAGTGAACGTCATCATCGGCGAAAACGGGGCGGGGAAATCCACGCTGATGAAGATCCTCGCCGGGGTACAGCAGCCCACCAGCGGCGAAATGTTCCTTAACGGCGAAAAAGTGGTGTTGAGCAGTACGCGAGACGCCGCCCGTCACGGTATTGGCATGGTGCACCAGGAACTCAACCTGTTTGAAAACCTGAGCGTGGCGGAGAACATCTTTCTGGGACGGGAAATCCAGCGCGGCATCAGCCCGATTAACGAAGCAGAACAGAAGCGCCGTACGGCTGCGTTATTGCAACGTCTCGACCAGCCAATTTCACCGGACGAGATGGTCGGTAACCTGAAAGTGGGTCAGCAGCAATTGGTGGAAATTGCCAAAGCGCTGGCAGAAAACGCCGACATCTTAATTCTGGATGAGCCGACCTCGGCGTTGAGCAAAACCGAAGTGGAGATTCTGTTCCGCGTGATCCGTGAACTGACGCGGCAGGGGGTTTCCATCATTTATATCTCACATCGGCTGGAAGAGCTGATGGCGATAGGTGATGTGATTACCATCCTGCGTGACGGACGTTTTCAGGCGGAAGCGAAGGTCAGCGAAATCGATGTCCCCTGGATCGTGCGTGAAATGCTCGGCAGCGAACCGGTGAGTAACTTTCTGCCGCCTAATCGTCAATTCGGGGCGGCGGTGCTGGAAGCCGAGCACATCACCTGTGTCAGTGCCCATGGCAATACGCTGGTGGACGATGTCAGTTTCAATGTTCGCGCCGGGGAGATCGTCGGCATTTATGGCCTGATGGGCGCGGGACGCACCGAGCTGTTTGAGTGCCTGCTCGGCAGCCAGCGCAACTATCTCGGCAAACTGTGGCTGGACAGCAAACCGCTACCCACACGCTTGCCAACGGCCGAACGTATTCGTATGGGCATGAGCCTGGTGCCGGAAGATCGTAAACGGGCCGGTATTTTCCCGGTCTCCTCCGTGGCCAGCAATCTCACCATTGCCAGCTTATGGCGACGATTATCGCATCGCACCGTGATCTCCGAACAAGCTGAACGCGAAGCGGTAAACAGTACGGTAGGCAATCTGGCCATCAAAATCTCGTCGCCCGACGTGGCGATCAGTGCGCTGAGTGGCGGCAATCAGCAGAAAGTGGTGATTGGCCGTTCATTGCTCACCAATCCACGTTTACTGCTGCTGGATGAGCCCAGCCGGGGCATTGATGTGGGTGCCAAAGCGGAAGTGTTCCGCATGATGGTGAAACTGTCAGAGCAGGGCATTGCCGTGGTGTTCTCCACCTCCGATTTAAAAGAAATTATGGCCGTCGCCGATCGCATTCTTGTGATGTCTGGCGGCAAGTTGACAGCTGACCTGCCGCGCGCGGAAGCGGAAGAGGCGGCGCTGGTTAAAGCAAGTGCACAGGGGTTCTGA
- a CDS encoding DUF2291 family protein yields the protein MKGKAAAGVMVGLLSLILTACTVVDLDANGNPIMPKDPNAKPGYSNQTPQQIAESSWASRVQQPAEKQALSWADMETKSHTVKAGGSESVFVRAGGTVTAFDNSNERERSLTVTINGKPVKVLIGPVLRSNAIRDAAGYRFEEFTNQVQYAQLTKALNRHAVQQLPPVDASWVGKPVQALLAVSIESNQVDDVVAIQLQQGNP from the coding sequence ATGAAGGGAAAAGCAGCAGCCGGGGTGATGGTTGGGCTCTTATCGCTGATATTGACCGCCTGCACCGTGGTGGATCTCGATGCAAACGGCAATCCCATCATGCCGAAAGATCCGAATGCCAAACCCGGCTACAGCAACCAGACGCCACAGCAGATTGCCGAATCGAGCTGGGCCAGCCGGGTGCAGCAACCGGCTGAGAAGCAGGCGCTGAGCTGGGCGGATATGGAAACCAAAAGTCATACCGTTAAGGCAGGGGGCAGCGAAAGCGTGTTTGTGCGTGCCGGAGGAACCGTCACCGCCTTTGATAACAGCAACGAGCGGGAACGCAGCCTGACCGTCACCATCAATGGCAAACCGGTCAAGGTGTTGATTGGGCCGGTACTGCGCAGTAATGCAATTCGTGATGCGGCGGGCTATCGCTTTGAAGAGTTCACCAATCAGGTGCAATACGCACAGCTGACTAAAGCGTTGAACCGCCATGCCGTCCAGCAGCTACCGCCGGTGGATGCCAGTTGGGTCGGCAAACCGGTGCAGGCGCTGTTAGCCGTCAGTATCGAGTCGAATCAGGTGGATGACGTGGTGGCGATTCAGTTGCAGCAGGGGAATCCATGA
- a CDS encoding D-ribose ABC transporter substrate-binding protein — MKASVLKMTLLASLMLASAATLAAEKGLIAIITPSHDNPFFKAEADGAQEKAKALGYTTLVASHDDDVNKQNQLIETAIARKAKAIILDNAGADATVGPVQKAKDAGIPTFLIDREINKTGVAVAQIVSNNYQGAQLGAEKFAKLLNGKGDYVELLGKESDTNAGVRSQGYHDVLDDYPDMKMVAQQSANWSQTEAFSRMETILQKNPNIVGVISGNDTMALGAEAALKAAGKTNVIVVGFDGSDYTRDSIINKGNIKATVLQPGWDQAQMAVEQVDDYLKNGKAQKEEKQLMDCVLIDDSNAAKLKNFNLAK, encoded by the coding sequence ATGAAAGCTTCTGTCCTCAAAATGACCCTACTGGCTTCACTGATGTTGGCCTCAGCGGCAACGCTGGCGGCAGAGAAAGGCTTGATTGCTATTATCACGCCTTCTCACGATAACCCGTTCTTTAAAGCCGAAGCCGATGGCGCGCAAGAGAAAGCCAAAGCGCTCGGTTACACCACGCTGGTGGCCTCGCACGATGATGACGTGAACAAACAGAACCAGCTGATCGAAACCGCCATCGCGCGTAAAGCCAAAGCGATCATTCTGGATAACGCCGGTGCTGACGCTACTGTCGGCCCGGTGCAAAAAGCCAAAGATGCCGGCATCCCCACCTTCCTGATTGACCGTGAGATCAACAAAACCGGCGTCGCCGTGGCGCAGATTGTCTCCAACAACTATCAGGGCGCGCAGTTGGGCGCAGAGAAGTTCGCTAAGTTGCTGAACGGCAAAGGCGACTACGTTGAGCTGCTGGGCAAAGAGTCGGATACCAACGCGGGCGTGCGCTCACAGGGCTATCACGATGTGCTGGATGACTATCCCGATATGAAGATGGTGGCGCAGCAGAGTGCTAACTGGAGCCAGACCGAAGCCTTCAGTCGCATGGAAACCATTCTGCAGAAAAATCCCAACATCGTCGGGGTGATTTCCGGGAATGACACCATGGCGCTGGGTGCGGAAGCCGCGCTGAAAGCCGCCGGTAAAACCAACGTGATCGTGGTCGGCTTTGATGGCAGCGACTACACGCGTGACTCCATCATCAATAAAGGCAACATCAAAGCCACGGTGCTGCAGCCAGGCTGGGATCAGGCACAAATGGCGGTTGAACAGGTGGACGACTACCTGAAAAACGGCAAAGCGCAAAAAGAAGAGAAGCAGCTGATGGATTGCGTGCTGATCGACGACAGCAACGCCGCGAAGCTGAAAAACTTCAACCTGGCGAAATAA
- a CDS encoding sugar-binding transcriptional regulator, with amino-acid sequence MAKQDEQRLMVKIATLYYVEGMKQSDIAQLLKLSQSFVSRILNRSVKEGVVKISVVPPANVFPELEKAIEQQYQLPQVIVVDVPDQASALQIKQAIGSAAAHYLETRLRADELIGISSWSGTIRAMVDALHPLSAPCKGVIQLLGGVGANGNVQATILTQNLAALLDCPAWLLPSQSIEHSVQDRQRLSVNPDVAVVLEKFDQVDLAIVGIGDLEPSALLRNSGNYYDGEMLRTLAERGAVGDICLHYFDADGKPVLNAEEDPVIGMELAQVKQCAQVVALAGGKEKAQAIRGALRGGYVKVLIVDYPTARLLME; translated from the coding sequence ATGGCAAAACAGGACGAACAGCGGCTGATGGTGAAAATCGCCACGCTTTATTATGTGGAAGGCATGAAGCAGTCCGACATTGCGCAGCTGCTGAAGCTGTCGCAATCCTTTGTGTCACGCATTCTCAATCGCAGCGTGAAAGAAGGCGTGGTGAAGATCAGCGTGGTGCCCCCCGCCAACGTCTTTCCCGAACTGGAGAAGGCGATTGAGCAGCAGTATCAGCTGCCACAGGTGATTGTGGTCGATGTGCCGGATCAGGCTTCCGCGCTGCAAATTAAACAGGCGATTGGATCAGCGGCGGCGCACTATCTGGAAACCCGCCTGCGCGCCGATGAACTGATCGGCATTTCATCATGGAGTGGCACCATTCGCGCGATGGTGGACGCGTTGCATCCGCTGAGTGCGCCCTGCAAAGGCGTGATCCAGTTGCTTGGCGGGGTGGGCGCAAACGGCAACGTGCAGGCCACCATCCTGACGCAGAATCTGGCGGCGCTGCTGGATTGTCCAGCCTGGTTGCTGCCGTCGCAGTCGATTGAGCATTCAGTGCAGGATCGTCAACGCTTATCAGTCAACCCAGACGTGGCCGTGGTGCTGGAAAAGTTTGATCAAGTGGATCTGGCGATTGTCGGCATTGGCGATCTTGAGCCTTCCGCGCTGCTGCGCAATTCCGGCAACTACTATGACGGCGAGATGCTGCGCACGCTGGCCGAGCGCGGTGCGGTGGGCGATATCTGTTTGCATTATTTTGATGCTGACGGAAAACCGGTGTTGAACGCCGAGGAAGATCCGGTGATTGGCATGGAGCTGGCGCAGGTTAAACAGTGCGCGCAAGTAGTGGCGCTGGCAGGCGGCAAAGAGAAAGCCCAGGCGATTCGCGGAGCGTTGCGCGGTGGATATGTGAAAGTGTTGATTGTGGATTATCCCACTGCACGATTGCTGATGGAATGA
- the emtA gene encoding membrane-bound lytic murein transglycosylase EmtA yields MKIRLLMLSALLLAGCASEPEKTVVPEKNTPLTQAPPSKVNDAWSMFTEDAASHYGVDEKLISAIISVESGGNPTVTSRSNAVGLMQIKASTAGRAVYRTQGRHGQPTSSELRDPARNIDIGAAYLKLLQDSELAGIRNPLTLRYATIVSYANGAGALLRTFSRNRDRAIAMINSMSPDEFYQHVQNKHPAAQAPRYLWKVTTAYRTIG; encoded by the coding sequence GTGAAAATTCGACTACTTATGCTATCTGCGCTGTTGCTCGCGGGCTGTGCCAGTGAGCCAGAAAAAACGGTCGTGCCAGAGAAAAATACGCCATTAACCCAGGCACCCCCGTCGAAAGTGAATGATGCATGGTCAATGTTTACCGAAGATGCCGCCAGTCATTATGGCGTTGATGAGAAGTTAATCAGCGCCATTATTAGTGTCGAATCCGGGGGCAATCCCACCGTTACCAGCCGTTCAAACGCGGTAGGGTTGATGCAGATTAAAGCCTCAACGGCGGGGCGTGCGGTGTATCGCACTCAGGGACGTCACGGTCAGCCAACGTCTTCGGAATTGCGCGATCCAGCGAGAAATATCGATATCGGCGCGGCATATCTCAAGCTGCTGCAGGACTCTGAGTTGGCCGGGATTCGAAATCCACTGACGCTGCGCTATGCCACCATCGTTTCTTACGCCAACGGTGCCGGTGCGTTGCTGCGCACCTTTTCACGGAATCGCGATCGGGCGATTGCGATGATCAATTCCATGTCGCCAGACGAGTTTTACCAGCATGTTCAGAACAAACATCCGGCGGCACAGGCACCACGTTATTTGTGGAAGGTCACGACAGCATACCGAACCATCGGTTAA
- the ldcA gene encoding muramoyltetrapeptide carboxypeptidase, which produces MLSPRSIRLIAPSGYCHNQDAAQRAVSRLQAQGHQLDNLSAMTRRFQRFAGEDGERLNDVNQLATLSTLPDIVLAVRGGYGASRLLDQIDYVGLQRRLLNQPIALCGHSDFTAIQLALLAQTGLVTFSGPMLAGNFGAEALSEFTLSHFWQALSSPTVNIGWQTHSPDAGRWQGTLWGGNLAMICSLIGTPWMPQIENGILVIEDVNEHPFRIERMLIQLQQSGILARQRAIITGSFTSTSLSAYDNGFDFASVWQRIRDEYQLPVISELAFGHDADTVTLPLGASATLQLEQGEAQLAFTGHPTLR; this is translated from the coding sequence ATGCTTTCCCCCCGATCCATTCGTCTGATCGCCCCCTCCGGCTACTGCCATAATCAGGATGCGGCCCAACGTGCAGTGAGTCGTTTACAGGCTCAGGGACATCAGTTGGACAACTTATCAGCGATGACACGCCGCTTCCAGCGTTTTGCGGGCGAGGACGGGGAACGGTTGAATGATGTGAACCAGCTGGCAACACTGAGCACGCTGCCCGATATTGTGCTGGCGGTGCGCGGTGGCTACGGTGCCTCGCGTTTGCTGGATCAGATTGATTATGTCGGTCTGCAGCGCCGGCTGCTCAATCAACCTATCGCGCTTTGTGGACACAGTGATTTCACCGCGATTCAACTGGCGTTACTGGCGCAAACCGGACTGGTGACCTTCAGCGGCCCGATGCTGGCCGGCAACTTCGGCGCAGAGGCATTATCCGAATTTACCTTGTCACACTTTTGGCAGGCGCTCTCTTCTCCTACAGTCAATATAGGCTGGCAGACCCACAGCCCGGATGCGGGACGCTGGCAAGGGACCTTGTGGGGCGGCAATCTGGCGATGATCTGCTCTCTGATCGGCACACCGTGGATGCCGCAAATTGAAAACGGCATTTTGGTGATCGAGGATGTGAATGAGCATCCTTTCCGCATAGAGCGCATGCTGATTCAACTGCAACAGAGCGGCATTCTGGCGCGCCAGCGGGCGATCATCACCGGCAGTTTTACCAGCACGTCACTGTCGGCTTATGACAATGGTTTCGATTTTGCCAGCGTATGGCAACGCATCCGCGATGAATATCAGCTACCGGTGATCAGCGAACTGGCGTTTGGCCACGATGCCGACACCGTCACGCTGCCGCTGGGCGCCAGCGCCACCTTACAGCTTGAACAGGGCGAAGCACAGCTAGCCTTCACCGGCCACCCGACATTGCGCTAA
- a CDS encoding MBL fold metallo-hydrolase: protein MKPLYEDLWISTPEFPAEETAQDLMMHGFMLRHPRGNLVIGRVEHPLDHEFLNDAGGVIRHYLTHWHEAAPGAVAIQQRFNSALYCHSRSLGPVSLIVEPDETFIQQESHFGDFHLLPTPGHTPGSCSYLYHSPLGQTYLFVGDTLTCDYNRWISVLVPESNPLELQQSLELYRALRPDVVLMSTTRGHLSWAKVDLQSWLAAIDEAEQSPLDLRQQPLI, encoded by the coding sequence TTGAAGCCACTGTACGAAGATTTGTGGATCTCCACCCCGGAATTTCCCGCCGAAGAAACGGCGCAAGATTTAATGATGCATGGCTTTATGCTGCGCCATCCGCGCGGCAATCTGGTCATTGGCCGTGTCGAACATCCGCTCGATCATGAGTTTCTCAATGATGCGGGCGGCGTGATTCGTCACTACCTCACCCACTGGCATGAAGCCGCGCCAGGCGCCGTGGCGATCCAGCAGCGTTTTAACAGTGCGCTCTACTGTCACAGCCGTTCACTGGGGCCCGTCAGTCTGATTGTCGAACCCGATGAGACCTTCATTCAGCAGGAAAGCCACTTTGGTGACTTCCATCTGCTGCCCACACCCGGCCACACACCCGGCAGCTGCAGCTACCTTTATCACTCCCCGCTGGGCCAGACCTATCTGTTTGTTGGCGATACCTTGACCTGTGACTACAACCGCTGGATCAGCGTGTTGGTACCGGAGAGTAATCCGCTGGAGTTGCAGCAGTCGCTGGAACTGTATCGCGCATTGCGCCCGGACGTGGTGCTAATGAGCACCACGCGTGGACACCTGTCATGGGCGAAAGTCGATTTGCAGAGTTGGCTGGCGGCGATTGATGAGGCAGAGCAATCGCCGCTGGATTTGCGCCAGCAGCCACTGATCTAG
- a CDS encoding GNAT family N-acetyltransferase: MQLSVTDTVTAEDLDDVRLGLTEYNSRFIDPSEMQAIGVFIKDASGRKLAGLTGSTFGNWLRIDLLWVGDALRGQGAGTQLIQAAETEARARGCLYAQVDTASFQARPFYEKMGYTLRFSLDNYPRLHQRHYLSKSL; this comes from the coding sequence ATGCAATTAAGCGTAACCGACACCGTTACCGCAGAGGATCTGGATGATGTTCGTCTCGGCCTCACCGAATATAACAGCCGCTTTATCGATCCCAGTGAGATGCAGGCGATTGGCGTCTTCATTAAGGATGCTTCTGGCCGCAAGCTGGCCGGGTTGACCGGTTCCACCTTTGGTAACTGGCTGCGCATCGACCTGCTATGGGTCGGCGATGCGTTACGCGGGCAGGGGGCTGGCACACAGTTGATTCAGGCCGCCGAAACAGAAGCCCGCGCCCGTGGTTGCCTTTATGCGCAGGTTGATACGGCCAGTTTCCAGGCGCGCCCGTTCTATGAAAAGATGGGCTACACCTTACGCTTCAGCCTCGATAATTATCCGCGTCTGCATCAGCGTCATTACCTCAGTAAATCGCTGTAA
- a CDS encoding YgdI/YgdR family lipoprotein, with product MKKTLLLIGTFSLGLLLAGCASDHVLHTTDGQTIVVQGKPKVDEDTGMITYKDIDGKEQQINRNQIKDMNSVN from the coding sequence ATGAAAAAGACATTGCTTTTAATCGGTACTTTTAGCCTCGGCCTACTGCTGGCGGGCTGCGCATCCGATCATGTCCTGCACACCACCGATGGGCAAACCATTGTGGTGCAGGGTAAACCTAAAGTGGATGAAGATACCGGCATGATTACTTACAAAGATATTGATGGTAAAGAACAGCAGATAAACCGTAATCAAATCAAAGATATGAACTCGGTGAACTAA